The Armatimonadota bacterium genome segment TTCGCCACGTTGCGCCGCAACGTGGAGGCCAATGGCTACGCCAGCATTGTTCGCCTTTTCAACGTCGCAGTGGGGGAGCACCAGGGATCGGCTGAGCTGGCGGTCAGCGACCGTTCCAACTGGCACTCCTTGCAGCCCGTGGCGTGGGCAGTGGGCACCGTCCCCGTGACGCTGACTACCCTCGATGACGTCGTCGTGACCCAAGGCCTGCGCCGTCTCGATCTGGTGCGGATGGACATCGAAGGGGCCGAGCTGTGGGCGCTGCAGGGAATGACCGAGACTCTGCTCCGCTATCGGCCGCGGGTACTGGTCGAGATCCATCCTCACATCCTCCCTCCCGCCGATCTTGATCGGCTCTTCGCCCTGCTCGCCGCCCTGAAGTACGAGGTCGAATTCGTGCTTGACCGGAAGTGGGATCACCCGCTCCATGTCTGGCGACTGCGGCCGGAGCCCATGTCACTGGTCCGATTGGCCCGCGACCCGCGCGTGGTGGCCGATCGCCGGACTATCTCGGCCTTGCTTAGGCCGCGCTGATATGGCCGCCCGGCTGTCTGTCCTGATCGCCACGAAGGATCGCCCCGACGATCTGGAGGATTGCCTACGATCCATCGCCGCCCAGGACCGGCGGCCGCTGGACGTGGTGATCGTCGACCAGGGACGTCAGGGGGTGGCTGAGGTGGCGGCGCGGATCCTGACGCCTGCGGGGATCGTGCTTCGGTATAGTTTCCGTCCGGACCTACCCGGGCTTACGCACGCACGGAACTACGCGGTCGCCCTGGCCGAGGGGGACATTCTGCTGTTCCTGGACGACGATGTCGTGCTGGAGGAGGGGTACTGCCGTGCCATCCTGGCGGTTTTCGAGGCGGATGCGGCGGGCCGGATCGGCGGGGCGAGCGGCCTGATCACGAACATGGCCGGTTCCATGTCCCCGCTGCAGCTGCTTCGCTCCAGGCTCTTCTACCGGGGGCCCTTCAGCATCGAGCGGGATGCCGTCGACTTTCACCTGCGGCCCTCGCCAGGCCCCCGTCCTGCCCTACGTCTCTACGGCGGCAACATGGCCTTTCGCCGGGAGATCTTCACTCGCCTGCGATTCGATGAGGAGTATACGGGCTACAGCTTCGGCGAGGATCGCGATTTCAGCGTGGCGGTGGCCCGCCACTACGAGCTGCGCTGGGTCCCGGATGCCCGTCTTCTCCACAAACGTACGCCGGTCAGTCGGATTGACCGCGAGCGGTTTTGCGAACTTCGGGTGCTCAGCTGGCTGCACTTTTACGAGCGATACGTGCCCAAGTCTGCACTCAACCGCTTGGCCTTCCTTTGGCTCAATCTGGGTTTCGCCACCCTATTGGCGAAGGTGTGGGACTGGCCGACAGCCCGCGGCACGGCACGAGGGCTCGTCAGGGTAATGCGGACCTGGCGTCATCAGCAGAGGGCGATGCAGTCTCTAGTTGGAGACTGGCGGCCGAGGTGAAGACCTATGAGATACCGGGTCATCCACGTCATCGGCACGATGGAGGTCGGAGGAGGGGCCGGGCACCTCCTGGCACTCGTCCCGGCCCTCCGCCGCGAAGGCTTCGACGTCGAGGTCCTCACAGGAGTGATGGGTCGCACAGGACGGCGGATGCAGGACGCCGGAGTGCCCGTCACCGTGCTCGGACCGCTGAGCTCGAGCGCGTTACCCAGGCTGGTCCGGCGGTTCCGCCGACAACATCCCGACCTGATCCACCTGCACGGCAGCCGAGCGGGTTTCCTGGGCTCGGTGGCAGCATGGGTCGCGCGAACCCCGGCCCCGCTCATCTATACCGCTCATGCGTTTTCGTTTAAGCGGGTTTTGCCGGGACCGCTGCGGTGGGGGGCTACCGTGGCCGAACGGGTAACGGGCCGGCTTGTCGACACGATCATCTGTGTCGCGCTGGCCGACGCCCGGGCGGCTGCCGCTCGGGGCATCGTTGCTAAGCACGTGGAGGTTATCCCCAACGGAATTGACCTCTTCGCGCTGACCGCCGAGGCCCGGAATGACGTTCAGCATGACGGACACTCCGAGGCCCTGGTTATCGGTATGATCGCCCGTCTCGTGCCAGACAAAGATCCGCTGACCTTCGTGCGGGCCGCCGCGGGGGTGGCTGTCCGACGGCCGGCCGCGCGGTTTCTGGTGGT includes the following:
- a CDS encoding glycosyltransferase translates to MAARLSVLIATKDRPDDLEDCLRSIAAQDRRPLDVVIVDQGRQGVAEVAARILTPAGIVLRYSFRPDLPGLTHARNYAVALAEGDILLFLDDDVVLEEGYCRAILAVFEADAAGRIGGASGLITNMAGSMSPLQLLRSRLFYRGPFSIERDAVDFHLRPSPGPRPALRLYGGNMAFRREIFTRLRFDEEYTGYSFGEDRDFSVAVARHYELRWVPDARLLHKRTPVSRIDRERFCELRVLSWLHFYERYVPKSALNRLAFLWLNLGFATLLAKVWDWPTARGTARGLVRVMRTWRHQQRAMQSLVGDWRPR
- a CDS encoding FkbM family methyltransferase, which codes for MMLLPEDVGLSRELAVYGIHEPLTTRVLEDVLAPGMVVADVGSNIGYFLLIEARRVWPDGLILAFEPEPTNFATLRRNVEANGYASIVRLFNVAVGEHQGSAELAVSDRSNWHSLQPVAWAVGTVPVTLTTLDDVVVTQGLRRLDLVRMDIEGAELWALQGMTETLLRYRPRVLVEIHPHILPPADLDRLFALLAALKYEVEFVLDRKWDHPLHVWRLRPEPMSLVRLARDPRVVADRRTISALLRPR
- a CDS encoding glycosyltransferase, whose product is MRYRVIHVIGTMEVGGGAGHLLALVPALRREGFDVEVLTGVMGRTGRRMQDAGVPVTVLGPLSSSALPRLVRRFRRQHPDLIHLHGSRAGFLGSVAAWVARTPAPLIYTAHAFSFKRVLPGPLRWGATVAERVTGRLVDTIICVALADARAAAARGIVAKHVEVIPNGIDLFALTAEARNDVQHDGHSEALVIGMIARLVPDKDPLTFVRAAAGVAVRRPAARFLVVGDGPLRREVEAESRRLGLSDRLRVTGFRDDVPALLVGMDIIVLPSRWEGLPLAVLEAMALGKPVVCSRLPTLQEILDDGRAGVLVPPGDPWALADVLVELADDPTRRAALGRAARDRVLEAYTVDRMVVRTLGVYRRALAHRGSNAGSGEHAERGWEVGGARLLTNPGGRAGIPSDGGPHA